The nucleotide window GGGCAAGACGGGCGGCAAGATCCTCGAAGTGCGCGGCCTGGCCGGCAATTCAGTGGACCGGGACCGTTCGGCGGCCATCCACGAAACCTTCGCGGCCAGCGGTGGCGACTGGGAGATCGTGGAGGTCGTGGGCAATTGGGATGACGGTACGGCCCAGAAAGTCACCGCCGACGCTATTGCCGTTCATGGCCAGTTCGATGCTGTCGCCGCGCAGGGCGGCACCACCGGGGTCGTGCAGGCGCTCATCGATGCCAGTCACCCCATGGTGCCGATTGCGGGCGAATCCGAAAATGGCTTCCGCAAGCTGGTTGCCGAGCATGCTGACGAGGGGTTGAAGGGCATTTCCATTGGCCAGTCGCCGGGCCTGGTAGCCATTGCCATGAAGGCTGCCGTGTCGGCGCTCGAAGGCAATATCATGCCGCAATTGATCTCGGTACCCCTGCCGGTCGCGACCTACGATCAGCTCGAGGATGGGGTCAATTACTGGTCCGACCTTCCGGACAACTTCTTCACCGTCAACGAATTCCCGCCTTGCGGCGTGAACATTTCCGGCCCTGCGATCATGGCGCAGTCCGAAGCCGACGTGAAGTAATCGCCAAAGGGGCGGCGCCCGGTGCGGCGCTGCCCCGTACTATGTCCGCCAGCGGAGTGCCATCCCTCTATGTCGAACCAACCCTTTGTGCAGTTGTCCGGGATCACGAAATATTTCGCCGGCACCCGTGCGCTGGAAAATGTCGACTTTGCCTGCGAACGAGGCTCAATTCACGCCGTTCTGGGAGAGAATGGTGCGGGCAAATCGACCCTGATCAAGACCATTGCCGGCGTGCTCAAGCCCGATAGCGGCACCATGCATATCGAGGGCCGGGCAGTGAATTTTTCAAAGCCCGCGGAAGCCAATGCGGCCGGGGTGATCTGCATCTTTCAGGAACTCTCGCTGGTTCCCGACCTGACCGTTGCCGACAATATCAGCCTGGCCGCGCCGCCGCGCCGCATGGGCATGATCGACGCCCGCGCCCAGCGCCGTTTTGCCGAGGCCATCTTGGCCCGCATCAAATGTGAAGATGTCGATCCCAATGCGCTGGTGCGCGACCTCTCGTTGTCCAGACGGCAAATGGTTGAAATCGCCAAGGCCCTGGGCAAATCGCCCAAGCTGCTCATTCTGGACGAGGCGACATCGGCCCTGACGCGCAAGGATGTTGAGACTGTCTATGCGCTGCTCGCCGAGTTGCGCGAGGAGAACGTGGCCAGCCTGTTCATCTCCCATCGCATGAACGAGGTGGAACGCCTCTGCGACACCCTTTCGGTCTTCCGCAATGGGCGTCACGTGGAAACCTTCGCCAAGGGTGCCAAATCCGATCGCGAGATCGTCCGGCTGATGATCGGCAGGGAGGTCGATGGGCAATTTCCGCCCAAGCCCCCGTCTGAGCCGCGTCCCGCCCACCTCCGGATCGAGGACCTGTCCTGGGAAAGGCGTCTCAAGGGCACGACCCTTTCGGTGGGCAAGGGCGAAATCGTCGGCCTCGGAGGCCTCGATGGACAGGGGCAAAAAGAGCTCATGCTTGCCCTTTTTGGTGTGTTGCGCGGGGTCGAGGGCAAAGTCGGGGTAGGGGGGCAGTCAGGCGCGCCATCCTCGCCGGCCACCGCCAAACGCGCGCCACGCCGCATCTGTCTCGTGCCCGAGGATCGCAAGACCGAAGGGCTGATGTTGCCCATGTCGATTGCCGATAACCTCCTGGCCGCCTCCTATGCCCAGGTTTCGCGCGGACCCTTCATCGATCCGGCCCTGGAGACGCGGGCGGTCGATGCCGCCATTGCCAAATTGCAGATCAAGATCGGCTCACCGCAGGATGCAGTGGCGACGCTTTCGGGCGGCAATCAGCAGAAAGTGGTCATCGCCAAATGGCTGATGACCGATCCCGAGGTTATTCTCCTCAACGATCCGACCCGCGGTATCGATGTCGGCACCAAGCAGGAAATCTACCGTCTCATGCGCGAACTGGCAGACGAGGGCAGGGCAATCCTCTTCTATTCAACCGATTATGCCGAGTTGATCGGCTGCTGCGACAGGGTGGCGATTATGTATGACGGGGCCATTGTCGCCGAGCTGACCGGCCAGGATATCAACGAGGAAGCCATTATTGGCGCTTCGCTCAATATCGGCACGCCCACCCTGGAGGCCGTGTCGTGAACGCCATGATGTCGGCCCTCGGCACCAGCGTCCGGCAGAACCGTGGCTTTTATGGCGCGGTGTTGATGCTGTCCGTCCTCTACCTGATCTATAACATCCTGCACCCGCGCGGCTTTTCCACGGCAGTGCTTATTCAGAACGCCAATGAATCGGTGGCCATTGTCTTTGTCGCAATGGCGCAGACCGTTCCCGTTCTGCTCGGAGGTCTCGATCTGTCGGTGGGCGCCGTCATGACGCTTGCGGCATGTATCGCTTCCGCTCTGGTCAATGGCTCGCCGCTCCAGATCGTCTTCGGCATCCTGGTGACATTGCTGGCGGGCACTGCCTTTGGCTTCTGCAATGGCCTGATCGTCGTCTATGGGCGACTACAGCCGATCATAGCGACCTTGGCCACCGGGGCCATTGCCATGGGTCTGGCTCTGTTTATTCGTCCCAAGCCCGGCGGCGACATCGATGGTGACCTCAACTGGGCGCTAACCAATTCCCTATGGGATTTTGTCGACACCTACGGGTTCTTCGACCCCGACGCGGCCTGGTTTGCGCCGGTGTCCTGGATACCCGTGCCGCTCCTCATCATCGTCGTGCTTGGCGTCTGCGTCTGGTTGCCATTTCGGCGCACCGTCATCGGCCGGACCATTTACGCCATCGGCTCGGCCGAGGGGGCGGCCTATATGTCCGGACTGCCCATCGACCGCGCCAAGATTGCTGCCTTCACCCTGGCCGGCTTCTTCGCCGCCTGCGGAGGTCTCTATCTGGCCATCCAGACCGCTTCGGGCAACGCCGATCTCACCCAGGCTGGGGCCTATACGCTCAATTCCATCGCCGCCGTCGTCCTGGGCGGCACCTCGCTCCTGGGCGGCATAGGGGGTGCAATCGGTTCGATCATCGGCGCGCTTATTCTTCGCGTCATGTCCTTCTATTTCCGCATCCTCTCGATTGATCCATTGCTGCAGCCCCTGGTCGAGGGTGTGGTGCTGCTCGCCGCTGTCAGCCTGGGGGCATTCCGCGTGCTGCGCATCAAGAACCGCCTCGAGCTCTTTCGTTAGGAGACGTCATGCAGATCGCCCTCTCGCGTCTTCGGCCCGAAGACAAACCCGTGTTCATCTCGGCCGGATTCGTGTTCATTATCCTTATCCTGGGCACCGTCTACACCCTGGCGACCCAGGGCACGGCGCCATTGTTCTCGCCCAATTACCTGCTCCAGCAATTGCAGGCAGGCTCATTCCTCGGCATCGTCGCGGCTGGCATGATGATGGTTATCCTATTGGGGCACATCGATCTTTCCATCCCCTGGACCCTCACCGCCGCCGCCATGATGGCCACCGCGGTCGGCGGCGACCTGGCCCTCCCCACTGGCATTGCCGTCGGCGTCGCCGTGGGCCTGGTCAATGGCCTCGGCGTCGCCTATCTCCGCATCCCGTCTATGATTTTTACGCTGGGCGTGGACTCGGTCATGCGCGGCCTCATGGTCTGGCATACCGGGGGCTTCGCGCCGCAGGACCGGGCGACGCCGCTGATGCGAATGCTTGCGGCCGACAAACTGTTTGGCATCCCCGTGGCCATCTTTGTCTGGACAGCCGTCTCCCTTGTCATCGTGCTGCTGCTGTCGCGGACCGCGTTCGGACGATCCGTCTACGCCACCGGTAACCGCGAGGCTGCCGCTTATCTTTCGGGCATCAGGACGCGTTGGGTCATCGTGGGCGCCTTTGTGGCCTCGGGGGTCTGCGCCGCCATCGCCGGCATTCTCCTGGCTGGTTATTCAACCAAGGCCTATCAGGGCATGGGCAATGCCTATCTGTTGCCGGCACTCGCGGCCGTGGTCATCGGCGGCACCCGCATTCTGGGCGGGCAGGGGCGCTATGTGGGCACGCTGGTCGGCGTTACCCTCATCGTGCTTCTCAATTCCGTGCTGTCGATCATGCAGATGCCCGAAGCGGGCCGTCAGGTCATCTATGGCAGCGTCATCATCGGCATGCTTCTGGTCTATGGCCGGGGTAGCCGCAATCTCGGCGGATAAGGGCCCGGCCGTTCAGTGCCACCCCTAGGCGATCATTCGAACCAGGTCGTCCCGGGATATTGGTGCGCCTTCGCCACCTCTTCATTGAGCTCGAGCCCGATACCCGGCCGGTCGCTGATCTTGATCTTGCCATTCTCGATGATCTCGCCGCCATCGGTAATGGTCGACCAATAGTCGCGGTGGAACCAGTGATATTCCAGCACCAGGAAATTAGGCACCGTGGCGCAGACATGGGCGGACGCCATGGTGCCGATCGGCGAGGAAACATTATGCGGCGCAAACGGGACCGAATAGAGATCGGCCAGCTCGGCAATCTTGCGGCATTCGGAAAGCCCGCCGCATTTGGGAATGTCGGGCATGATGATGTCGACGGCCTGCTGCTCGAGCAGCTTGCGGAAGCCATGACGCAGATAGAGATTTTCGCCGGCGCAGATGGGCGTTGACGTGCTGCGGGTGATTTCCGCCATCACGTCGATATTTTCAGGCGGTACAGGCTCTTCGAGCCACATCAGCTTGAGCGGTTCGAGGTCGCGCGCCAGCCGGATGGCGCTGTGCTTGTCGAGCCGCGTATGCAGGTCCGCCGCCACATCGACCGACGGCCCCGCCGCTTCCACAACCATGCTGGCCAGCTCGACCATGCGGTCATGCTCCCAGCGGTTGGGCGTCATGTTGAACTTGTCCTTTTCGTACCAGCCGGTCTCGCTGCCCGTATGCCCATAGGCGCGGATGTCCAGGTCGACCTTGAGCGCGCTGAAGCCGGCCTCCAGCACTTCGTCCACCACCGCCTGAACTTCGCCCATATTCATGCCGGGAGACACTTCGCAGTCGCAATAGACGCGAATGTCGTCGCGAAACTTGCCGCCAAGCAGCTCGTAGATTGGCACTTTGAGCGCCTTGCCCTTGAGATCCCAGAGCGCAATCTCGATACCCGTCAGCGCGGTAATCAGAGCGCCGGCAAAACCACCTTCGAATACCAGGCTGCGGCGGATATCCTCAAATATGGCGTCGATGGCGAAAGGATCCCGGCCGATCAGTTTGGCGGCCAACTCCTGCTGGATAATGGCAATGGCCTGATGCCCGCCATGGACGCATTCGCCCAGGCCCGTAATGCCCGAATCCGTCTCGATGCGAACCCACAAATGCATGCAATGGCCGCGTGTCGCCGCTGTTTTGACGGACGTGATTTTCACAAGGATCCTCCCGGAACTGGCATTGTCTTGTCATTCGTCCGCGCACGATGCCATCGACAATGGCATCGCGGCAGCGGCCCCGTCGGCATTGGCCTCTTAGCCTTTGACAGCGCCACCGGTCAGCCCGGAGATCACATAGCGCTGTGCCAGCAGGAAAAAGGCGATTGCCGGCAGGATGGACAGTGTCAGAAAAGCCAGAATACGCGGCCAGTCCGAACCATATTGCCCCTGGAACTGCATGATGCCGAGCGGCCACGTATATTTGGCCTCGGAGTTGAGCACGATCAGCGGCAACAGGAAGCTGTTCCAGCTCCCTACGAAGTTGAATACGCCCACAGTCGCGATGATCGGCAGGCACAGCGGCAGCGTGATGTACCAGTAGATGCGGATATAGCCGCAATTGTCCATGCGCGCGGCGTCAATCAGCTCCTTTGGTAGCTCCTTGAAGAAATTGTGGAACAGTAGCACCGAAAAGGACACGCTGAACGCCACTTGCACGATGATAATGCCCCAATGGCTGTCGAGCATGCCCAGGTCCCGCATCTTGATGAAGAGCGGCAGGATGCCGGTGGCGGCAGGGAACAGCAGGCCAAGCATCAGATAGCCCAGGATGAACCGGCTGCCGAAAAACTTGATATGGGCCAGGGCGAAGGCCGTCATGGAGGCAACGAGCGTCGAAAGAACGACAGTGCCCCCGGCAATGAGCAGGGAATTGCCCAGCGACGAGAAATAGCGCGGTCCGCCGAGGATTTCGGCGAAGCGGACGGTGTCCCAGCTCGCCGGCAGCCCGAACGGATTGACGCGCAATTCCCCGATTTCCTTAAAGCCGCCAAGGGCCGTCGTGTAGAACGGCACAATCACGAAAGCGACCACGACCATCAAGCTGATCCACTGAACGGGCGAGATGACCGGACGGCGTTTTTTTGAAGTGACGGCCATCAGTTCTGCTCCACTTTGAACAGGATGCGACGATAGGCCAGCGCGACGATCACGCAGGCGATGAACAGCAACACGCTGACCGCGCCGCCAAAGCCCAGCTTCATGCGCAGAATGCCGAACTGGTAGAGGAAGGTCACGATGGTGTGGCTGGAGTGCGATGGTCCGCCATTGGACAAGGGGATGATCAGGTCGAATAGCTGCAGCGCCCCGGTAATGGCGAAGAACACCGAGATGACGATGGCCGAGCGGATCATCGGGATTTTGATGTGGCGCACGATCTGCCATTTCTTGACGCCGTCGAGCCGGGCGGCCTCGATCACCTCGTTCGGGATCGATTGCAGGCCCGCTATGAAGATCATCATGTGGAAGCCGAAATACTTCCAGGTAATGACCAGCATGATGGCGGGGATCACCCAGAGCTTGTCGCCCAGCACGAAGGGCATATCGACGCCAATGGCCCCGCCGATCGCCGGCAGCAGGCCGTAATTGCCGTCATAGACGAACTTCCAGATCAGTCCCGCGGCGACTTCGGCCAGCATATAGGGCAGGAAGAACAGGACGCGGATCAGGTTGATATGCGCGCCACGCTCGGCCAGCGCGATGGCGCACCACATGGCGAGCGGCAATTGTATGAGCAGCGACACGGCCACGACGATCAGGCTGTTTCGGACCGCTGTGCCGAAATTGCGATGCGTGATGACGTCGGCATAGTTTTCAAAGCCGACAAAGTCGGTGATCGGACCATAGCCGTTCCAGTCGAAAAACGAGAACGTGGCTGCGTCGATCATCGGCAGCACGACGAATGCCGTGAACAGGATCAGCGATGGCGGCAGGAACAGCAGCAGCGCAATAATGCTTTTGCGATCGGTGTAGCGCCTGCGATGAAGGGTAGCCCGTTCACCCAGATCTGTTCCGGTAGCGACACTCGTCATGAATGGATTCCTCGCCTGACAAGCCGCAGTTGCACTAAGCGCACAAGGGCCTGGAAGGTGAATAAAGATTGGCGGGCGAACAGGTCGCCCGCCGGACTTGAGTGACGACTAGAGTTCGTCGTCCACCGCTTCCTTGATCAGTTCTGCCGCTTCCTCCGCGCTCATGGCATTGGCAGCCAGCTCGGCCGAAATGTCATTGACTACGCCGCCCACATTCGGGCCCAGGGCCTGATCGAAGAACAGGGCGTGCCAATGGGCATTGCTGATGTTCTGGCCGATCTGCACCTTGAACGGGTTGGTCATGACGTCAGCCGCACCTTTGGCAATCGGGATGTAGTAGGCATCGGCGGCGTATTTGGCCTGGTTCTCGGTGTTGTTGAAGAACTCGATCCATTTCACGGCCGCGTCCGAGGCATTCCTGGAGAACAGCACGCCACCAAGGCCGCCCAGCGTGTCGGTCGGATCGCCCTTGCCCCCTTCAATGGTCGGGAAGGGCAGGATGCCCAGTTCCTCGTCCGGGATGCCGTTCTTGTCGGCAGAATTGTCCTTCATGGCGCCGTAATCCCAGTCGCCCATCAGGTGCATTGCCGCATTGCCATCGCCGAACAGGCCCGAGGCATCGCCATAATTGGCGGCCAGGAAGCCTTCCTGCCAGGGGTCGAGAGCAGCCAGCTCAAGGAAATATTCGCCGGCCTTGACGAAGTCCTCGCCGGCAAAGCCGTCGCCTTCGCCGCGCGCGGCGGCGGCAAAGCCTTCCTGGCCGGCCAGCCGCACAACCAGCTTGGACCACCAGAAGTGGGCTGGCCACTTGTCTTTGGCGCCGATGGCGATGGGGGTGATTCCGGCATCCTTGAAGGCCTGCACGCCCGCGAGGAACCCGTCCCAGGTTTCCATGCTGGCCGGGTCCACGCCGGCCTGCTCGAACAGGGTCTTGTTGTACCAGAGCACGACTTCGCTCACGTCGCGGGCCACACCATAAAGATGGCCGTCGGGTGCGGTGAACGCAGAAATGCCGGCAGTGCCGACATTGGCCTTGGCCTCATCGGACAACACGTCTTCGATCGGGCGAAGCACCCCGGCTGCCGCCTGTTCATAGAACACACCGCCACCCCATGAGTGGAACACGTCCGGCGCGTCCGCCGACTGCAGCAGCGTCGTCAGCTTGGCCTTGAACGCCTCGTTTTCAAGAAAAGGCAGCTCGACCACGATGTCGGGATTTTGCGCCATGAAATCGGCGGCGATGCTGTTCATCAATTCCACTTCGGCAGGAATGGACGTGATGTGCAGGTGCCGAACAACGGTTTGTGCCTGGGCCGGGGCAATTGCCGCCAGTCCGAGCATTGCGGCAAGCGCAATATGCTTCATGATTTTTCCTCCTGATGTGGCCATCGAAGCCGGTTTCGACTCCCTCCCGGGCCACCGCGGCAAGTCAGTCCCCACTGAACTCGGCGCTTGCTACTTTTTACGCATCCCTTATTAAAGCTGCAAGAGGGACGTACATCAAGCCGCACCCCGGAGTGGAAAAATGTTGCCAATCATAGATAACCTATTGAATTCACGTGTTTGCGCCGGTTTTTCTGGGTGACGGGTGGAAAGGGATTGCATCAACCGCGAGACAATTTGATATAGACTGCAAACTAAATCCGATTTGCCGATAGTTTTCTGGAGACTACCGCTTGGCTGTGAAAATCGCAGATCCGCTGCTTATGCGCGAAATCAACAAGCATCATGTGCTGGAGGCCATCCGGCGCAATGGCCAGATTTCGCGCGTGGAAATCTCGGAGCAGACGCTGCTCAGCGGCACGACGGTTTCTGCCATCACCAGCGCGCTGATCGAGCAGGGGCTTATCCGGGCGACGCATACCCAGCCCAATGGCGATACGCAGCGCGGCCGCCCTCGCGTATTGTTGGGGCTGGTGGCCGAGGCCGCCTACGTCATCGGCATACAAATTTCCGAGTCGATGACAACGGTCACGTTGGTCGATTTCCGCGGCGAGCAGGTCGGTTCGCTGCAATTGCCCATTCGTCTTGCACGCCAGCCGGTCGAGGTCATTGTCGACCTCATCGAGGACGCGCTTGATGATTGCATCACGCGCTCCGGCATAGACCGTAGCCGCATAAAGGGCATCGGCATCGGCGTTCCGGGACTTGTCGATCCACGCTCGGGCAGAAGCTATTCAAGTTCCGTTTTTGGCGAGCGCGAGGTGCCTATCGGCTCCCTCCTGCAGGAGCGCACCGGCTGGCCGGTCAAGCTCGAAAAACCTGCCAATCTTCTGGCGCTGTCGGAAAGTTGGTTCGGGCATGCCCAGCGCAGCAAGAATTTCGCCGTCATCACGCTCGATCAAACCGCCAGCGTTGGTCTTTGGATGGAAACCGATATCCATCGCGGGGCCAGTGCGCTGGGGCCCACATTTGGCCACCTTAAGGTGGGCGGTGAGGGTATGGTGTGCGAATGCGGCCAGATCGATTGCCTGAACGCCCATGTGGGGGAGGCGGTCCTGCGGCGCCAGGCCGCCAAGGCGATAGGTTCGGCATTCGTGGAGTCCCCCTTGGCGAAAACCAATATCAAGGCGGCCCTCGCCGAGGCGTGCCGGGCGGGCAATGCCGGGGCCAGGGCCATGATCGATCAGCAAGGCGCAAAGCTCGGCATTGGCATCTCCCACATCATCAACCTGATCAATCCCGAAAAGATAATCATGGCCCTCGGGCCCGCCGGCTATTGCGAATTGGTCGAGCCGGCCGTTCGCGCCGCCGCCGCCGCCAATAGTTTCCGCACGCATTTTGCATCGACGCAGTTGGTCT belongs to Devosia sp. XK-2 and includes:
- a CDS encoding sugar ABC transporter substrate-binding protein, coding for MKTMSIASLVAASMLASTSLSIAGPEVVSGPGADPTCFAPWSEDTKFMQWPAQEGPYRIAIVNGFVGNTWRIQMIKTAKAFAEDPAIKDKIAEFKVVSTGTDAPAQLGAIEDFINQGFDAIVTIAVSPDGFDRVIRLADREDVVLVPFDNVLDTDAVMQVNEDQTSMGQQWAQFLIDQLAAEGKTGGKILEVRGLAGNSVDRDRSAAIHETFAASGGDWEIVEVVGNWDDGTAQKVTADAIAVHGQFDAVAAQGGTTGVVQALIDASHPMVPIAGESENGFRKLVAEHADEGLKGISIGQSPGLVAIAMKAAVSALEGNIMPQLISVPLPVATYDQLEDGVNYWSDLPDNFFTVNEFPPCGVNISGPAIMAQSEADVK
- a CDS encoding sugar ABC transporter ATP-binding protein codes for the protein MSNQPFVQLSGITKYFAGTRALENVDFACERGSIHAVLGENGAGKSTLIKTIAGVLKPDSGTMHIEGRAVNFSKPAEANAAGVICIFQELSLVPDLTVADNISLAAPPRRMGMIDARAQRRFAEAILARIKCEDVDPNALVRDLSLSRRQMVEIAKALGKSPKLLILDEATSALTRKDVETVYALLAELREENVASLFISHRMNEVERLCDTLSVFRNGRHVETFAKGAKSDREIVRLMIGREVDGQFPPKPPSEPRPAHLRIEDLSWERRLKGTTLSVGKGEIVGLGGLDGQGQKELMLALFGVLRGVEGKVGVGGQSGAPSSPATAKRAPRRICLVPEDRKTEGLMLPMSIADNLLAASYAQVSRGPFIDPALETRAVDAAIAKLQIKIGSPQDAVATLSGGNQQKVVIAKWLMTDPEVILLNDPTRGIDVGTKQEIYRLMRELADEGRAILFYSTDYAELIGCCDRVAIMYDGAIVAELTGQDINEEAIIGASLNIGTPTLEAVS
- a CDS encoding ABC transporter permease — translated: MMSALGTSVRQNRGFYGAVLMLSVLYLIYNILHPRGFSTAVLIQNANESVAIVFVAMAQTVPVLLGGLDLSVGAVMTLAACIASALVNGSPLQIVFGILVTLLAGTAFGFCNGLIVVYGRLQPIIATLATGAIAMGLALFIRPKPGGDIDGDLNWALTNSLWDFVDTYGFFDPDAAWFAPVSWIPVPLLIIVVLGVCVWLPFRRTVIGRTIYAIGSAEGAAYMSGLPIDRAKIAAFTLAGFFAACGGLYLAIQTASGNADLTQAGAYTLNSIAAVVLGGTSLLGGIGGAIGSIIGALILRVMSFYFRILSIDPLLQPLVEGVVLLAAVSLGAFRVLRIKNRLELFR
- a CDS encoding ABC transporter permease translates to MQIALSRLRPEDKPVFISAGFVFIILILGTVYTLATQGTAPLFSPNYLLQQLQAGSFLGIVAAGMMMVILLGHIDLSIPWTLTAAAMMATAVGGDLALPTGIAVGVAVGLVNGLGVAYLRIPSMIFTLGVDSVMRGLMVWHTGGFAPQDRATPLMRMLAADKLFGIPVAIFVWTAVSLVIVLLLSRTAFGRSVYATGNREAAAYLSGIRTRWVIVGAFVASGVCAAIAGILLAGYSTKAYQGMGNAYLLPALAAVVIGGTRILGGQGRYVGTLVGVTLIVLLNSVLSIMQMPEAGRQVIYGSVIIGMLLVYGRGSRNLGG
- a CDS encoding mandelate racemase/muconate lactonizing enzyme family protein, which codes for MKITSVKTAATRGHCMHLWVRIETDSGITGLGECVHGGHQAIAIIQQELAAKLIGRDPFAIDAIFEDIRRSLVFEGGFAGALITALTGIEIALWDLKGKALKVPIYELLGGKFRDDIRVYCDCEVSPGMNMGEVQAVVDEVLEAGFSALKVDLDIRAYGHTGSETGWYEKDKFNMTPNRWEHDRMVELASMVVEAAGPSVDVAADLHTRLDKHSAIRLARDLEPLKLMWLEEPVPPENIDVMAEITRSTSTPICAGENLYLRHGFRKLLEQQAVDIIMPDIPKCGGLSECRKIAELADLYSVPFAPHNVSSPIGTMASAHVCATVPNFLVLEYHWFHRDYWSTITDGGEIIENGKIKISDRPGIGLELNEEVAKAHQYPGTTWFE
- a CDS encoding carbohydrate ABC transporter permease produces the protein MAVTSKKRRPVISPVQWISLMVVVAFVIVPFYTTALGGFKEIGELRVNPFGLPASWDTVRFAEILGGPRYFSSLGNSLLIAGGTVVLSTLVASMTAFALAHIKFFGSRFILGYLMLGLLFPAATGILPLFIKMRDLGMLDSHWGIIIVQVAFSVSFSVLLFHNFFKELPKELIDAARMDNCGYIRIYWYITLPLCLPIIATVGVFNFVGSWNSFLLPLIVLNSEAKYTWPLGIMQFQGQYGSDWPRILAFLTLSILPAIAFFLLAQRYVISGLTGGAVKG
- a CDS encoding sugar ABC transporter permease, encoding MTSVATGTDLGERATLHRRRYTDRKSIIALLLFLPPSLILFTAFVVLPMIDAATFSFFDWNGYGPITDFVGFENYADVITHRNFGTAVRNSLIVVAVSLLIQLPLAMWCAIALAERGAHINLIRVLFFLPYMLAEVAAGLIWKFVYDGNYGLLPAIGGAIGVDMPFVLGDKLWVIPAIMLVITWKYFGFHMMIFIAGLQSIPNEVIEAARLDGVKKWQIVRHIKIPMIRSAIVISVFFAITGALQLFDLIIPLSNGGPSHSSHTIVTFLYQFGILRMKLGFGGAVSVLLFIACVIVALAYRRILFKVEQN
- a CDS encoding extracellular solute-binding protein, with amino-acid sequence MKHIALAAMLGLAAIAPAQAQTVVRHLHITSIPAEVELMNSIAADFMAQNPDIVVELPFLENEAFKAKLTTLLQSADAPDVFHSWGGGVFYEQAAAGVLRPIEDVLSDEAKANVGTAGISAFTAPDGHLYGVARDVSEVVLWYNKTLFEQAGVDPASMETWDGFLAGVQAFKDAGITPIAIGAKDKWPAHFWWSKLVVRLAGQEGFAAAARGEGDGFAGEDFVKAGEYFLELAALDPWQEGFLAANYGDASGLFGDGNAAMHLMGDWDYGAMKDNSADKNGIPDEELGILPFPTIEGGKGDPTDTLGGLGGVLFSRNASDAAVKWIEFFNNTENQAKYAADAYYIPIAKGAADVMTNPFKVQIGQNISNAHWHALFFDQALGPNVGGVVNDISAELAANAMSAEEAAELIKEAVDDEL
- a CDS encoding ROK family transcriptional regulator, which codes for MKIADPLLMREINKHHVLEAIRRNGQISRVEISEQTLLSGTTVSAITSALIEQGLIRATHTQPNGDTQRGRPRVLLGLVAEAAYVIGIQISESMTTVTLVDFRGEQVGSLQLPIRLARQPVEVIVDLIEDALDDCITRSGIDRSRIKGIGIGVPGLVDPRSGRSYSSSVFGEREVPIGSLLQERTGWPVKLEKPANLLALSESWFGHAQRSKNFAVITLDQTASVGLWMETDIHRGASALGPTFGHLKVGGEGMVCECGQIDCLNAHVGEAVLRRQAAKAIGSAFVESPLAKTNIKAALAEACRAGNAGARAMIDQQGAKLGIGISHIINLINPEKIIMALGPAGYCELVEPAVRAAAAANSFRTHFASTQLVFHTLDDQLWARGAAALMLRDIYSAPWAATYQEE